Within Primulina tabacum isolate GXHZ01 chromosome 5, ASM2559414v2, whole genome shotgun sequence, the genomic segment GAAGTTTAATAAAGAGGAGTTGAAATCTTTGGTGGAAAGTTTGTGTGAAGAAGAAAAGGAAATGGAGGGGAAAGTGAAGAGGATAGGTTTCTTCAAGGATCGGGAAGCATTTATATCGGCGGGAGCGATTCTATTGGATGAGATTTTTGAAATGGTTGGGATTGATGAAATGGAGGTATCAGGGTATGCGCTAGGCGAAGGTGTGATTACAGAGATGTTGGGACAAGTTTTACATGGTTTTGACTTGAATGCTAATGCCAGATGGAGATCAGTTGCTAAGCTTTCTTCGAGGTTCAACAATAAGAAAAGGATTCAGGCAGCTAATGTGTGTGCTTGCATTTCGAGGGAGATATTTGAAGGTTTGAGGAAATTGAATGAGCCTCTTGATTCTAACTTTTCAGTGGCATTGGATGACAAAGATCTCGAGTTCCTTGAATCTGCTAGTTTGCTCCACAATATTGGATTACATGCTGGCAAGAAGGGTTACCATAAGCAATCGTATCGAATTATAGTGAATGGAGATCAGCTCCATGGTTATTCTGAGGAAGAGATCAAGAAAATTGGTCTGCTTGTTAGATATCACAGAAAGAAATTCCCAAAAAGTGACGTTCTTGAGGGATCTAGTAAAGAGGCAAAGAAAAAGTTTGTAATCCTCTGTACAATTTTGCGGGTATCTGCTGCAGTGCAGCAGTCTCTCCAATGTTTAAGCAATCgaataatgaaatttaaatgtgaACCAGAAGGTTTCAAATTGGTAGTGGGCGAGAATGAGGAAAGAAATCAATCTTTTGAAACCGTATCTCCTTTGGAGGGAGGTGCCAATGCTTTGATGGACAAGGAGTTGGAACACTTTAGAATGGTTTTTAAGAAAAACTTGTCTGTGGTAGTTGCTTCAAGCATCTCTTAATTTCTTGTCGCTGATGGCCATGGCAAGAATTCCGAGGCTTTCACAGTTATTTCTTGATTTTGCTGTCTTACTGAGGTTCTTCTTTGGTAATGTCACGATTGCGGAGATATATAGTTGGAAAGATTGCTACATGCACAGTCAAACGTATAATATAGCTCTTCAATTCCACGTTATGGGAGCAAATTCTTTACGATTTGTCGCATGGTTCCCCGGTTTATATAGATTGTAAAAGTGCCATCTTGTAGTTCTGTAAATTTGTAAATCTCTGATATTATAGACAAATATAATTTCATATCTTTATGTTTTGCTTATTTTTATTCTGCCTCCCAAGTGGCTAAGGTCCTGTTCGACTGTTGAGGACCGAGGACCAGAGCTGTAAACTAATGTTTCTTGACTGAAACACCGAGACTATTTggttaaaaaaggaaaagaaaaggcGGAGGTCTCGTAAATTCTATTCACATccattaacaaaataaatatcCAAGAACCACAAGTGAATTGCATTGTCACAAGTCAGCACCAGAGCTACATAATTCGATCAAAACTGAAGTTTAGAGAGTCTAAAAAAACGGAAATTCATATACCGAGGATTTtatcctatcaacgcaggcatAAACATTCCACAAGATATCCGGAAAACATAGAGTTGACCTGCAAAGGTTAACTCTCTTCAAGATTCATAAATCTGTTTCAACTTGGGTCTCTCAAGGAGTAGAATATCGCCATAGGGGCTGTCCTGCCTCACATCTATGCAGTTCTCCATTTTCAATACCTGCCAACCCAGCACGGGTCCAAACTTAAAACAGGAGAAGATAGAAGAGctattattttcttaatttactgCAGAACCAGACAGTAGAAGATAGTAGAGCTCTTGTTTTCTGCATGGAGTAAATCAATTACTCCATCTCCTTGGTTTGAAACTTCAATAATCTCAAATCGATTGACATACCGACGAATATAAGAAGACAATCACCAACTCACTACAAGTTAAAGACCATGGCAGGATTAAGACTTAAATGAGAAACTAAGGATAATACCAGTATTTCGTAGAATAGCCTTGCACTTTCTATCTTGGTTTTTTGACTCAGTATCTCTGATAAATCCACGACTTCTTCATGTTGCTGTCTCTTTTTGTATAGGAACTTCTTATACAGATATCTTCCAGTCATTCTGCACAGGAAAAGAGATCCATCAAATTTGATTCTAACGTAATTTACATATCTTTTGAAAAACAGAAAAGCTGTCCATCTTACCTCGTTCTTGCAGCATATTTATCTGAAATCAGAATATAAAATCAGTAAGACGCTAAGAAAAATGGCTTTTGACACAAGGGAAAAATATAAACTCCACTAGCAACGACATCAAGTGAATAAACTCTTGTTTGCTTACTTTTTTCCCGGCTATCTTCTCCCGATGAACCCACTTCCTGATAAGAATATGATAGCTGTAAAAGTTTAATTCCTTTATGCAGCTAAGTCAAGTAAACACAGAAAAGGGTAtctaataaagctaaaattaaatTGCGACATAAGTAGAAATCATTGTATGCAGACCTGAAATTGCGACATAAGTAGAAATCATTGTATGCAGACCTGAAATATTGAAACAATTTTATACCTCATCCCTCAACAGCATTTCCAATTCCTTTCCTCCACTTGAATCTGGCCTATTCTCCAAGATTTCGAGTGAGAATTTGGGTTCCAAGATGTCTGactcagcaactgcttcagtcTCGTTTGATATCAATGGTGTCAAGTAAATAACAGGTGCCGTAGGAGCAAGTGGAATTTGTTCCCGGGAACTAAGCATCACCGGAGAATTGGCGACGTCTTGAATTGATGGCAATTCTACAAGTTTAACTGGTTCTTTGTAAATCTTCCTTTTGGTTCCAAAAGAATCAAGATTTACCGAGATACCTGTGCAGATATCACGTTTAAGAAAAAAAGTAGCAAAATCCAATTGTTGCAGCAGAAGAGCCAAAGTGAACTCACGGGGAATCAAAGGCTCCAAGATACTCTGTGACATGCTGGAAAGTTTGCGAGTTCTCCAGGCATGTAAAATAGTATGGGGAGCTTTCCTTCTTTTGCATATTAAATTGCTCGGATCAGATATCCAGCTTTTATACACCCTACAATTTTGGAAATAGTAAATTAATCATCCCTACGATTCAGTATGACCAGCCTCTAGAGTACAAACCAAATCAAAACGGAGCAAACAAAATGCTGTCTCGTAAACAATCCCGATCACGTCAATCACATCTGTCCTGGCATGACTTGTGATGTATGTAAAACAAAATGGGTGCTGAAATTCCAAGGTTTCAGCATTAATTAAAGCCTCAAAGAATACATGGAAGTTCACCAGTTGTGATCACATACTTATTggccagtactgtggtttcatcaAATAACATTTTCCTCTTCTTCAGAATCTTTGCACGCTCCTTTGGAGCAGGAGTTTTGACATTTCCAACCTCCGGTGTGCCGACACCTCCTTCTAAAAACAAAATTGTGAAACAATTTGAGTAAGAGATCTTAGAAATCAGTACATAGTTGCATCTcatcgatcagaatatacaAACTAGAATTTCATTGTGTATCATATCACATCCACAGCTAAACATCACGCTGCAAAGCTTACGGCATACAAAGTTTATATGCGACACATTTGATTTtacaaacataatataaacCCAGAAGCTTAGAGGTGGACCTAACTttgttatttttctaaaaaaaaaaatgaattttttgtcaatttttttgtgtgttttttctaaaaattcaaGTTCTACCTCCCTTTCACAGAGATCCTGGGTCCGCTCTTGCTAAGATCAAAATATGAATTTAAAGtggaataaaatattatcaccTGGAAGCTTTGAATCTGGAGTTACATCAACAGTAATTACAGGGTAATTTCTTTGACATTCTTTGCTCTCTGCATTATTTACTTCCAGAGAGTTCATGCCATCAACTGGATGTTCTTCGTTAACCAACACATTTAAGTCATGTGGTTCATCCAATCGGAAGCTCGATCGAAGCTCGTGAAGTTTCTCAAAACTTGTTATTGAATCAATCACATCATGTAATGGAGTAGTAACAGGATCATTAATTTGTTGTTTTTCTGTGTCATCCAACACCATAGGATCCAGGTGATCTTCTAACGGAAATAGAGTTCCACGAAACAAATCCAGGTTCGTTCCAGAGTCATTCATAGTGTGGAAAGGACTCCCAAACGAATCAGGGTCCGCATCATGAGGAGACAACACACTACAAGATACATGATTTCAATAACTTCATTCAATGTTCTGTTGATTATTAGGACAAGAAATACAGATACTTGGATTTAAAATACTTACTCTCTTGGTGGAGTGCTAGCAGTGGAATAAGCTTCAGAACATAATGTCTTGCCCTGTAATTGATGCAACAGATCAACAGAACAAGTTGTAAAACACTTCCAAGCTACAATTTAAACAAGTTGAAAAAATATAGgactcattttttttttaattatgaaaaCATTGATCGGAATACCTTACAGCGAAAACCATCTGAACTTCCATCATTGATTCGTCTATCTGATGAATCAGAAAAAGGAATACATCATACCAAATTTCATGCACAAACTAACATAACAGAAGCAGAGAAACACAATACCTGCAAGCATTAATTCTTCACGAGATTTCACATTTCCACTGCATAGCCCAAGGACCCAAACAAAAATATAGCACAAGTCGATTGTTATAAAGAAGAGAAAGGAACAAATGTGCAATAACAATAAAGGATTTGATTGAATATAAAATAGAACGCATAGAGCTCACCCTCCTAGTTCTTTATCTTCCGAAACTTCCAGGTCAAAGGTGTCAAGTTCAAATCTTTTGGGCCAGGCAATAGCACgtttatgtgttcttgagacgCTAATACTAACGTCACATGATCGTTTGCTAATTTTAAACTCGTGGAGTTTTGACAGTACATCATGACAATCATGGAATAGATATTCAactttctttgaataaatccTCACGACACCCAGAAGAAGATAGGCCAAGATTCGATATGTGACCACAGGAACTTCATCAAGCAGAATTTTCTCTGACAAAATGCAAGCATGGACTTATCAGATAAAAATGCAGAAGCAATCTGATTTTTAAAAGCAAGCATTCCAATAAGGAAAAATCATAATAAGCTTTCCATTTACGGATGAATgtcttaaaatatatttaaaacacCATTCTTCAACAATCCACATTTAAAATAGAAAAGTTCCAAATTCTCATTAACAATAGCTTCCTGCATGAACCATTCTTTGATGCCAAAAAGAGGATAATAATCTAAAAACGATCGATCAGAACAAAAGGGCAGCATGTAAAACATTCTTAACACGTAAAAAAACTCTCCTTTCCGGGTCAACTTCCAATAAAACACAAAAGAGCGGAAAGGCAAGGAATAAAAGAAACATATATAAATAGAGACAGACCAACGGAATAAGAAATATCAGTCTGCTTTACTTCGTTCTTCTTGAGCCTTTTGTGACAATGAGCAGCCACCCAAACGGTTCCCAGAGGCCCCTTCTTTGAGAGCAGTAAGTGCGAATAAAACATGCTTCTTCCTCAGTCAGCTTATTGGTTCGCTTCTTCGCTACTCTGTCCAACTTTTCGAGTGCATTTGAAGACTCTTTCAAACAAGAAATGGAAGAAGAAAAACTGTCGAGGCTCTGAAGAGTGCGAAGTAAGTTTGGTGGCAAAGGAATGGAACCATCGTGTGATTTCCAGCATGAACCCGAAATGACGATTATGCCCATTCTAACGAAGTTTCTTTCTTcttcatataaatatttttattaaatctcatttaaaattatcattatataatattatacgtgaattcttcttcttcttctaaaaCAATCCTATTTTAagaagatagaataaataattattttggaatttatattttaaataatttattatctttTACACTtagttttatatataaaaataatttttatcttGCCGACACTAGCTCAAATAATTGGCTGGAATGTTGGTGTGCGAATTGTGTTTCAAAATTTCCTGCCAAATGCCAATAATGAACTCGGAGGGTAAAATCGTCTTTTAGAATTTTTCACCGCATGATTTTACCGACATTTAAATATTCTTGCACAAAAATTGAACTTATCCTGTTTCTCGAATGCTGCTCTCTGTAATTTCCACAAAAGGACGTCTGTATATATCTTCCAACCTTCATTAAATTTctccttttattttattttaaacaaattctacaaattaatatattttatatgtaatACTTTATGATAAGATATATGAAATCTTCAAAGAtgttattttatattgatttcaTACCGTTACAAATATGTAAACTTACACACATTAAACAAATATATCTTTATATTGTATCAAACATGAATTCGAATAATTACCAGTTAATTACTTACGTAAAACGGATGGAATTATTTACTATATATTTTCAAGTAAATTAATGTAGCAGTTTTATTTGAGAATATTGTGATATGCAGAAGATTTGCTCGACACATTGAAGTTGGACAAGTTGTCGCAGGTTCAATATATCAAGTACTATGCTCATGTGGATTTTGTGTTGGGTGTTACGgctgaagatttaatttaaatcagaaatcagtaattttttaaatatgtaatgTTATTATCTGTGTTTTATGTTACCAAATTATACTTTGTACCAAGTGCTTGTAGATGGCAAATATTCAACACagattttatctcaaaacatctaaaattcaatttattatctaaattatttattatttgtttataCTAGGCGCGCGCGCGCGTGTATTGAATGTTTTTGtgttaaaatcatttttatttaaaaaatctaaagattatattaaaattaattatttataaaaatgacACTTCTATATATTCTAATTTGCAAAGAGAAGTAGTTTTAGTTTATCAAAAAAGATAGCATGACACCAAAATTAATAACAATTTCAACATTcgtgttatttatttgttaaatattttgcatgcattaTTGTTTGATGATgataatcatatcatatcatttttGTTGGCAAATTCACgaaattattgttattttatttttagctattaaaaataaaagaatgattATTATATTTAGAATGAGTTTATGTTATATCAAGAGATATTCTTTCGATTTttattttgtacaagatgatAATTTAACCGTAAAATACGCTCTTATGATCTcatataaataaatacacaGGATGAAAATTGTTCTTCCGAGTGGATTATCATTTACTACTATCCGTCCCTGgatataaatatagataaaattGTATATTTCGGCTAACCGTCTTT encodes:
- the LOC142546752 gene encoding uncharacterized protein LOC142546752, with amino-acid sequence MLASIPPPPAIATSAAVRNDLFAAVDIGTNSFKLTIVRAEPSSGLFLSHDHLKEPVVLGLDTTSTSAPATISAASIERSLSALHRFQKFLNSYQLPPSNLRLVATSAVREASNKSQFISSVRGTLNLDVEIISGIQEARLIYLGILQFFPVFTSTVLIIDIGGGSTEFAVGLQGNILFSKSLRLGHVTLTQEFTDIIAMRKHIQTEVQSCGLIEKIKNFKIDMVIGASGTIKAIEKAVFKGYTRTVGENVGLIEDFVKREWKFNKEELKSLVESLCEEEKEMEGKVKRIGFFKDREAFISAGAILLDEIFEMVGIDEMEVSGYALGEGVITEMLGQVLHGFDLNANARWRSVAKLSSRFNNKKRIQAANVCACISREIFEGLRKLNEPLDSNFSVALDDKDLEFLESASLLHNIGLHAGKKGYHKQSYRIIVNGDQLHGYSEEEIKKIGLLVRYHRKKFPKSDVLEGSSKEAKKKFVILCTILRVSAAVQQSLQCLSNRIMKFKCEPEGFKLVVGENEERNQSFETVSPLEGGANALMDKELEHFRMVFKKNLSVVVASSIS
- the LOC142544804 gene encoding sister chromatid cohesion 1 protein 2-like codes for the protein MLADRRINDGSSDGFRCKGKTLCSEAYSTASTPPRDVLSPHDADPDSFGSPFHTMNDSGTNLDLFRGTLFPLEDHLDPMVLDDTEKQQINDPVTTPLHDVIDSITSFEKLHELRSSFRLDEPHDLNVLVNEEHPVDGMNSLEVNNAESKECQRNYPVITVDVTPDSKLPEGGVGTPEVGNVKTPAPKERAKILKKRKMLFDETTVLANKVYKSWISDPSNLICKRRKAPHTILHAWRTRKLSSMSQSILEPLIPRISVNLDSFGTKRKIYKEPVKLVELPSIQDVANSPVMLSSREQIPLAPTAPVIYLTPLISNETEAVAESDILEPKFSLEILENRPDSSGGKELEMLLRDEEVGSSGEDSREKNKYAARTRMTGRYLYKKFLYKKRQQHEEVVDLSEILSQKTKIESARLFYEILVLKMENCIDVRQDSPYGDILLLERPKLKQIYES